GTTGTCTTAATTCTGCAATATCGTTTTTTTGAACCGTTTGAAAGTGATATTGGTGAGCGAGTGTGTTGATAATGTCGATGGCCGTGGCAAAGCTATCGGCGACGGTTCCATCGAAATCAAAAAAGAGAGTTTGAGCCAATTTTCTATATCGCTTGATTATTATTTAAAAAATTATTCGCTGTTATTTTTTGAAATGAATAACAGCTTCTGTTTTTGTGGCCTGGCTTTCGACGACGGTAGCGGATTGCTTTGAAGCACATGGAGTTTGTTTGCGTGGATTATAATCATCTTCGAGGTCTTGCTTGGGGTTTTGTTGCTGTTCAAAGGCTAAGATTAGCTGCATGCAGCGATCTTTTTCATCGGCAGATAAAGGGTTACCATCAGCCCATTTGCCGATTTCTAATGCCTCTTTCATCTTGGTAATAGTTGAAATGTCTAAGGCGCTGATTAGTGTTTCGTAGCTCATGGTTAACCTCTAGTGCTTAATAGTAAAATAATAATGAGATAGCTAGTTTTGCAGGACTTTAATACTCAGGGCATGAATTTCGGCCGGCATCATATCAGCTAAGGCTTGATAGATAGATTGATGTTGCTGAATGCGTGTCTTGCCTGTAAGTGCTTTAGCGCTGATTTTAACGGTAAAGTGCCCGGCACCAGAAGCTGCTCCAGCGTGGCCGATGTGCTTATGGCTATCATCGATAATTTCAAGACTCGCGGGAGAAAGTGCTTGTTCTAAGCGCTGGCGTATCATTTCAACTCGCGTTTCATTCATTGTGGAAAGACCTGCTTAAAGGGTTTAACTTCAACACGAGAGTAAACCCCTGCTTTTAGATAAGGTTCTTCATCTGCCCACGCTTGTGCATCTTGTAACGAGTTGAATTTTGCAATGATGAGGCTGCCAGTAAAGCCAGCGTCCCCTGGAGTCTCATTATCGATAGCCGGGTTGGGGCCTGCAATAATTAAGCGCTCGTCGCTTTGTAGTGCTTGCAAGCGTTCGATGTGTGCTGCGCGAGACTTCGCACGGTTATCAAGGCTATTTGGGTGGTCATAACAGAAAAAGCTATAGAGCATGTTGTTATCCTAATTGTCTAATATTTTGAATTACTTTATGGCTTTTCTTTGTCATGTTCAATATGGCGCGCTAGATAGAAAATCTGGCAGACAATAAAGATTAAGGTTAAGCCAATGTCACCAAAGGTTTTGAAGTTGACCCAAGCATCATCGGAGAAGTGGTACATAATATAGATATTCAGCGTGCCTAAGAGCAAGAAGAAAATGGCCCAGGCCATATTTAATTTACGCCAGATTTCTGCTTTCATGGTGATAGCATGATCGAGCAGACGCTGCATGACTGGCTTCTTGCCGAAGTATTGACTAGCGATGATGCCGATGCCAAAGGCCCAGTTGACGACGCTAAATTTCCATTTAATTAACTCTTTATCGTGCAGGAGTAAGGTTGCGCCACCAAAGACAATGATGAGAATAACGGTCAGCCATTCGGCAAATTCGAGTTTGCGATAAGCAATATAGAGAATTGCGGTTTGGATGATGGCAGCGATGATGAGCACAGCCGTTGCCACATAGAGGTTATACATCTTATATGAGATAAAAAATGCTAATAATAAAGCGATGTTGAGAACAAATTTCATATGTTAAACTCTTTACTTTGTATCTAAGTCGACCTATTGTAACCGATCTTATTATACAATAGGCTGCAAAATTTGCGCGATGATCACTGGATTATTCGTCATTTAGCATAAAGAATTAAAGTGGAGAGGAGCGGCGGTTATGGCACATATGATCGCGATACATACACAGACACCACAAAAACGCTTGATAGAACAAGTCGTTAATTTCATTCGGCGTGGAGGGGTCATCGTTTATCCGACCGATGCAGGGTATGCACTGGGTTGTCATATCGACAATAAAACAGGGGTGGAGCGTATTCGCCGGATTCGTCGTTTGGATGATAAGCATCACTTCACTTTGCTTTGTCGTGATTTAAGCGAAGTGGGTCAATATGCCCGTGTCGATAATGTGGCGTATCGGATGTTGCGTCGGTCAACCCCGGGGGCTTATACCTTTATTTTCAAAGCAACCAAAGAAGTGCCTAAGCGCTTACAGCATGAGAAAAAGAAAACTATCGGCCTGCGTTTTCCAGATCACCCGATTGTTGCTGGAATTTTAGACGTGCTTGGTGAGCCGTTGATTAATAGTAGTTTGATTTTGCCGGATGAAGAAACCCCATTGGCAGATCCTTTTGATATAGAAACACAGTTAGGCAAGGTTGTTGATGTGATTATTGATGGTGGCATCAGCTATGCTGAGCCGACGACAGTGATCGATTGGACCGAAAGCGCGCCGGTGATTCTGCGTCAAGGTAAAGGGGATCCTGAGATCTTTATGGTGCATTAATAAGTATGAGTGAAGTGGCTGAACTCTTACCCGAAGCTGTTGCAGAGCCGGTTGCCCGTGTCGCTGAAGAGTGGGTGACTGAGGTTCCACAGGATTTGTATATTCCACCAGATGCGCTAAAGGTATTTTTAGAAGCCTTTGAAGGGCCACTGGATTTATTGCTGTATTTGATTCGCAAGCAGAATATGGATATTTTAGATATTCCCATCGCTAAGATTACAACGCAATACATGGAATATATTGGCTTAATGGAAGACGTTCAGTTCGAGCTTGCCGCAGAGTATTTGGTTATGGCCGCGATGCTTGCTGAAATTAAATCAAGAATGCTCTTACCGCGGCCTGAAACTGAAGAAGGTGAGGAAGAAGACCCGCGCGCAGAACTTGTACGACGTTTGCAAGAATATGAGCGCTTTCGCCAAGCCGCTGAAGATATTGATGAGTTGCCGCGGTTCGGTCGAGATCACTTTCAAGTCAGTATAGATAACAAAGCGGTCATGATCGATGAAAGTCAGGTGCTTAAACCTGAGGTTGACTTTAATGAGATGATTGCAGCCTTGCGTGAGGTGATGCAACGGGCTGAAATGTTTTCATCGCACCAGATTCAACGTGAAGCCCTCTCTGTGCGTGAGCGCATGGGGAGTGTTCTTGAGCGTTTAAATACTGAGAAATTTACCCCATTTATTGCCTTGTTTACCCTAGAAGAAGGGCGTCAGGGGGTGGTGGTGACTTTCTTAGCGATTCTAGAGCTTGTCAAAAATACCTTAATTGAGCTGGTTCAGCATGAACCACGGACTTTGATTCATGTGAGATTAGTATCCCATGCAGACTGAACCGGTAATTCGAATTATAGAAGCGGCTTTGTTTAGTGCGGGCCGCAGTTTAAGCCTCAATGAGTTGAAAAACTTATTTCCGGAGGACAGTCAGCCGGCAGAAAATGAAATTCGAGCCATGATCGTTGAATTGTCTGAAAATTGGCAAGATTCCAGTATCGAAATTTGCGAGACCGCGAGCGGCTTTCGTATTCAGGCTAAAGCGTTATATAGCCCTTGGGTGTCGCGTTTGTGGGAAGAAAAACCACAACGTTATTCTCGCGCCCTATTAGAAACGCTTGCTCTGATTATTTATCGCCAGCCTGTCACACGTGCTGAGATCGAAGAGGTGCGTGGTGTGGCGGTGAGTACGAACATTATGCGCACTCTGTTAGATCATGAGTGGGTGCGTGTGGTTGGTCATCGAGAAGTACCGGGGCGTCCAGCTATGTATGCAACCACTAAACAATTATTAGAGCACTTTGGTATGAAGAGCTTGGATGAGATGCCAACACTTGCAGAAGTTCGCGATTTAGAAGAGGTGGCAAAAAGCCATGAATTGACCTTGCCGGGCATAGAAACAGAGCGTGAAGCTGTGCAGGCTCAGCAAGAGCAAGAGCAAGAGCAAGAGCAAGAGCAAGAGCAAGAGCAAGAGCAAGAGCAACCAGAGTTGCTTGTTGAAGAACAAGATTAGGTGAAATAATGACAGAAAATAAAGAGAACGGTGAGAAACTACAAAAAGTTCTTGCTCAGTTAGGACTGGCATCACGACGGGAGATCGAGCGTTGGATTAATGATGGTCGGGTGATGGTCAATGGTGAAGTAGCCCAAACGGGTATGCGTGTAACGCCTGATGCTAAAGTTATTGTTGATGGTAGACTCGTCAAACTCATTCAAAAAGAAGAGCGCCCTCGGGTGATTCTGTACAATAAGCCTGAAGGTGAAGTCTGCACTCGTGATGATCCAGAAGGGCGCAAGACCGTCTTTGATAATTTACCCAGTTTAAAGCAAGGCCGTTGGATTATGGTTGGCCGCTTAGATATTAATACCGGTGGTTTATTATTATTTACAACGAGCGGTGAATTAGCGAATCATTTAATGCATCCACGCTATGAAATCGAGCGAGAATATGCGGTGCGTGTATTGGGTCAAGTTACAGATGAAACGATTATTAACCTTAAAGAAGGGGTTGAACTCGATGATGGCCCGGCGTCTTTTGATCGCATAGAGTATAAAGGTGGTGATGGGGCGAACTGTTGGTATCATGTGATTTTACGTGAAGGGCGCAATCGTGAGGTGCGCAGGCTCTGGGAGTCTCAAGGGGTAAAAGTAAGCCGTTTAATGCGTGTGCGTTATGGTAGCGTCAGTTTACCGCGTCGGGTGCCGCGAGGTAAGTGGGAATATATCGAAGGCAAAGCGCTGGATAAACTCGCTGAGTCGGTGAAGTTTTCTATCCCAGAAATGCCAAAGAAAAAACAAGGACAATCAAGAAAACCACAAGCCGAGCGCAATAGACAACGGCGGCGGTGATGGTTAAGCAAAAGAGCTCAAGCTAAGAGTTCTTTTTTTTAGCTGAATTTTATGCAGAGATTATTTTAAAAATCCATGGAAAATCAAAAGGTTTGTAATGTTTAGAAGCAGGCCACGATGAGCGGGATAATCCTTCTTACACGAAATTTAATAAGATAAATTGATTTTTTTAAGTTGTTTTAATTTTTTAAAAAATACTATATCAGTAAATGCTATTTTATCTGTGATTAATCGTATTTTTATTTTATTGATATAAATTTTTATTTTAAAAATTAAAAATAATAAAAGGTCTTTATGTCTAGGTTGAAATTTAATCAAAAGCGAGATTTTCTGGAACTATGCCCTGAAGTTAGACAAAAGGGTATGTGCTCGCATTTAAGCCGACTTTGGATATTGTGGCATGACTTAAAACTATCAACAAGCAAGGAAGACTTGCCTGACTATAAAAAGTTTGTTCTTGCTTATGCTGAGAAAAATAAAGGAAAATATAAAGACGTTAAGGAATATACAGGAAAGCTTTTTCCTCCTCTTGACTCTTCAGGAAAAGAACTAGATTTCAGTGCCCCAAAAAATCGATGGATACGAGATCATGTAACGATTAATCATTGGCCAGATAATTATAAAAGTGTGTTATTTGAATATACTGATAGGTTAAAAAATGCGGATACTGTTCAGGCTAAAGATATTTTAGAATTACAAGAAGTATTTAAACCTGATTGTCAGTACTACCTTCTTATTGGCTTCATTGAAAGAAACCACGCTGTTGCTATTAGGATTAAAGGGAAAAATAATTATATAACTTTCGATCCAAATCATGGTGAGCATCATGTAGGTGATAGAAAAAGTTTATTAAAAATTTTTGGAATTCATGCTAGTCAAAAAGTTTTATTGAGTCTTTATCAGTCAAAGATATCGAGGGCTATGAAATATTCGAAGTGGGTGCCTGACCGTCATTCTGCTTGCTGTCAATGTTGTGATAATCCAATATCTCCAGGCTTATTATCGACTGGAAAGCATCATTGCAGGTTGTGTGGCCATGTTATCTGCTCTGATTGTACTAACCAAGTTGATGCTATGTATAGGCCCTTATACAAAAATGAAATTATAATAGGTGGAGAACGTATAATCCCTATAAATTCACCAAAAAGAAAGATTGGATATCATAAGGAAAAAGTATGTTTTAAATGCAAAGCTCTATTAAACCCAGTGTTAGCAGATGATAGATGGTGGTGAAAAGGTTAACCTGCCATTGTAAGTAATTTTGTGTAAACGCCACGTTTAAATAGACTCGATTAAACAGCCTTCGAATTCAATCATCAACCGATTCAAGGCTGTTTTCTAGTTTCCTAATTATCTCTGAGCACTATCTAACTCTATAAGCCTTTTTAACCTTGTTAAAAGCTTATAAAATTTATCTTCATCATATCTCCTTACTGTTTTTTTTATTGTCTCTAATTGACTGTCGATAATTTGGGTTAATTTATGTATATAAAGTTTATATCTTCCAGTGTTATTTCTTGAAATAAATTCTATTTGACCCTGTATTACTTCAGCTCTTTTCTTATGTTTTAGTCTATGGCCTTTAAAATACATGCTAAATTCAGACTTTATGTCACTAGCTAATTGTTGAATTCGGCTACTTTCGCTGCCTGCTGTGTTGAAAAATATATCCAATAATTCAGGGATAGCTTCTGAAAGGCTCAGCATGCCTGCATCAGGAGCATTCACTAAACCTTGATTGACAAGAGAGTTTAAAGGAACTTTAGTAGGACTTTTACTGATAAAGCCTCTTTTTGATGAAGGGTGCTCTTTGTATAATTTGTCATATAGGGCCAAGCTCTCTCTAGATAACTTATTAATATTTCTTAAAAATAGGTCAGAATAACTCACTCCAGAAATCATTGATTTTCTTGCCATGGAAAGTAAGACAAGAAAGCCTGATGTTGACTCTACTCTTTTAAATTCAGAATTTGTCCTATTAGCAAGCCCTAAATTTTTCCCTGCAATTTGGCCATGATTTGCTCTAAAGTAATAATTATTAAATCTGCTATCGTGACTGAAATCTAGGGCACTAAAGCCAGGTGTGTTAAACATTCTAGAGTCAACTTCCCCAATATTACCACTGTCTGAATAATATACAATGCCTTCACAATCAACTTGGTCAGTAACTGAATAATAATCAAAACCCCTTCCTTTGAGTCCATTACCGAGGAACTTACTAAAGAATAAAGTGCGATCTAGTGGTGAGCCTGGAACAGGGTCAATTAAATATAAATGGATTTTTTCAATTCGCTCCAAGTAGCCGGTGCGAGATGCTATGACTGTTTTCTTTACCATGTCAACTAATAGGTTAGTAGCAGCGGCAGCGCTCACAGCTCCCCTGGACCACCCAAAGAAAAAAAGTTTAAAATTTCCTGCATTTTTGGCAATTAAATCGATAATATAGTCGCATGCTCTTTTGCAATTGCTATACCAGTTATTTTGGCCAAGTTCTCCAGATCCCATTCCTTTTAGCCCGGTTAAAGAAACATATGCTTTTTGTAATAGATGCGCGTTCTCGTATTCATCACGATAGGAGTCCATTCCAGGACCATCTATAATAATTTTATACTTTTCTGTGCAGTTATTAAATAATGTTACTACATTTGTATCAGAGCCAGAATGCGAACCAGTGCCACAAAAAAATACACAGATATTAATCACTTAAAACCCTTAAATTATCTATAAAGCGAGCTATATCTAGTTGTAAAATTGGCCATTTTACTATTTATTTAATGGATTGCTAGTTAGAAAAATATTATTTTTATATATTGGTAGATAGGTTGTTTTAGAAATTGTAACATCTTGTCCCATCCTATTAGAATGGCCTGCACAAATTATGCTAGTTGTAATTAGCTGGTAAAGAGTTTTTCATCACAGTGCAGGGGCTGGCTTCAGGCAACGTTTGAGAATGGTCACAGGAAAATTATCGAGCAAGTCATCGACAATGAATGACACATCATCGTCTACAGGTTAACAAAGTTTCCTGTTATTTATTCATATATAGCCTGAAAAGTGGCGTCCCCTAGGGGGTTCGAACCCCTGTTACCGCCGTGAAAGGGCGGTGTCCTAGGCCACTAGACGAAGGGGACAGGCTGTTTTTTGGTGGAGCTAAGCGGGATCGAACCGCTGACCTCTACAATGCCATTGTAGCGCTCTCCCAGCTGAGCTATAGCCCCAATAAAACGCTGATAATTCTAATCTCCTTGTTCAATGAAGTCAATAGTTTTTCTAAGGCTTTATTCGCTTTTTTTGTTTAAGTTGCGTATGTTAGATTAATTGAGCCGGCACTCGCTATGTTGGTCTTTTATCATTGAGTTTAGTTAAAGGGGCAGTAATGAAAAAGTGGATGCTTAGCTTAATTCCATTATTGAGCTTGGGTTTAGTTGGAGCAGGTATGGCAGCACCGAGGGTGATTGATATCTCACATTATAGCGGCGTTATCCAATGGCCTCAGGCTGAAAAAAACAGGTGTTCGCACTGTTTTGATGAAGGCAACACAAGGAGACCAAGGAATAGACTCTCGTTTTGTTTATAATTTTACGCATGCGAGAGAGCAAGGAATTAAAGCGATTCCTTATCATGTGTATTCTTATCAAGATAATGGTAGTAAACAGATCAACCACATTTATAACGTGTTAAAGCAAGTTGGTGATATTAGACCGGCTGTTCTTGCGATTGATATCGATAGCATTTATCGCCACCATGATCAAAAAAGACATCACTCAGCTCAACCATTTTTTCCAAGAGTTAAATAAGAGTTGGCTAGATAAGAAAAACCATACCCAGGTGATTGTCTATGTGTCTGTTAAAACTTTACCTTTACTTGACTCTTTGCCTGCATTAAAGCATGAGAGTATTTGGGCCGGCTATAGCCAAGATATGGGGCGTGTCTTTAAGTTATCACAAAAATATCCCGTTGCATTTACCCAGTATGCTGTAGGCAAAAGAGAGCTGTGGGCCAAAGGTGAGGTGGATTATGATGCACTGGGAAATTTATATGTCTAATGGGTTTTAATTAATAAAAAGGGGCGATGTATGGCCCCTTTAATTTTTATAGCGTGATCTATTTAACTTTAGATAAGCTTGGGTTTATTGGTGATTGCGAAAATAATTCACTAAACCTTGCGTCGATGCATCATAACCTTCGGAGCTTGATTCGCCTTGAAGTTGAGATAAGACCTCTTGACCGATGACTTTGCCTAACTCAACTCCGTATTGATCGAAAGAATTAATGTTCCAAATAATACCCTGAACGAAGACTTTATGCTCATAAAGGGCAATTAAGGCACCTAGGCTTTCAGGAGTGAGCTTATCATACATAATTGTCGTACTTGGTTGATTCCCTGAAATGGCCTTATGAGGAGCGAGGCGACGGGCTTCGTCTTTATTGATGCCTTGGCCTATCATTTCCTGGTAAACTTCATCTTCATTGCGTCCCCACATCAGGCCGCGTGTTTGGGCAAAGCAGTTGGCGACTAGCATCTGGTGTTGCTGTTGATAAGGGCTATGAGTGCGCAAA
This genomic stretch from Piscirickettsia litoralis harbors:
- a CDS encoding DUF1315 family protein codes for the protein MSYETLISALDISTITKMKEALEIGKWADGNPLSADEKDRCMQLILAFEQQQNPKQDLEDDYNPRKQTPCASKQSATVVESQATKTEAVIHFKK
- a CDS encoding BolA family protein, producing MNETRVEMIRQRLEQALSPASLEIIDDSHKHIGHAGAASGAGHFTVKISAKALTGKTRIQQHQSIYQALADMMPAEIHALSIKVLQN
- a CDS encoding YciI family protein → MLYSFFCYDHPNSLDNRAKSRAAHIERLQALQSDERLIIAGPNPAIDNETPGDAGFTGSLIIAKFNSLQDAQAWADEEPYLKAGVYSRVEVKPFKQVFPQ
- a CDS encoding septation protein A; the protein is MKFVLNIALLLAFFISYKMYNLYVATAVLIIAAIIQTAILYIAYRKLEFAEWLTVILIIVFGGATLLLHDKELIKWKFSVVNWAFGIGIIASQYFGKKPVMQRLLDHAITMKAEIWRKLNMAWAIFFLLLGTLNIYIMYHFSDDAWVNFKTFGDIGLTLIFIVCQIFYLARHIEHDKEKP
- a CDS encoding L-threonylcarbamoyladenylate synthase; the protein is MAHMIAIHTQTPQKRLIEQVVNFIRRGGVIVYPTDAGYALGCHIDNKTGVERIRRIRRLDDKHHFTLLCRDLSEVGQYARVDNVAYRMLRRSTPGAYTFIFKATKEVPKRLQHEKKKTIGLRFPDHPIVAGILDVLGEPLINSSLILPDEETPLADPFDIETQLGKVVDVIIDGGISYAEPTTVIDWTESAPVILRQGKGDPEIFMVH
- a CDS encoding segregation and condensation protein A, with the protein product MSEVAELLPEAVAEPVARVAEEWVTEVPQDLYIPPDALKVFLEAFEGPLDLLLYLIRKQNMDILDIPIAKITTQYMEYIGLMEDVQFELAAEYLVMAAMLAEIKSRMLLPRPETEEGEEEDPRAELVRRLQEYERFRQAAEDIDELPRFGRDHFQVSIDNKAVMIDESQVLKPEVDFNEMIAALREVMQRAEMFSSHQIQREALSVRERMGSVLERLNTEKFTPFIALFTLEEGRQGVVVTFLAILELVKNTLIELVQHEPRTLIHVRLVSHAD
- the scpB gene encoding SMC-Scp complex subunit ScpB; translated protein: MQTEPVIRIIEAALFSAGRSLSLNELKNLFPEDSQPAENEIRAMIVELSENWQDSSIEICETASGFRIQAKALYSPWVSRLWEEKPQRYSRALLETLALIIYRQPVTRAEIEEVRGVAVSTNIMRTLLDHEWVRVVGHREVPGRPAMYATTKQLLEHFGMKSLDEMPTLAEVRDLEEVAKSHELTLPGIETEREAVQAQQEQEQEQEQEQEQEQEQEQPELLVEEQD
- the rluB gene encoding 23S rRNA pseudouridine(2605) synthase RluB; protein product: MTENKENGEKLQKVLAQLGLASRREIERWINDGRVMVNGEVAQTGMRVTPDAKVIVDGRLVKLIQKEERPRVILYNKPEGEVCTRDDPEGRKTVFDNLPSLKQGRWIMVGRLDINTGGLLLFTTSGELANHLMHPRYEIEREYAVRVLGQVTDETIINLKEGVELDDGPASFDRIEYKGGDGANCWYHVILREGRNREVRRLWESQGVKVSRLMRVRYGSVSLPRRVPRGKWEYIEGKALDKLAESVKFSIPEMPKKKQGQSRKPQAERNRQRRR
- a CDS encoding FYVE zinc finger domain-containing protein, whose translation is MSRLKFNQKRDFLELCPEVRQKGMCSHLSRLWILWHDLKLSTSKEDLPDYKKFVLAYAEKNKGKYKDVKEYTGKLFPPLDSSGKELDFSAPKNRWIRDHVTINHWPDNYKSVLFEYTDRLKNADTVQAKDILELQEVFKPDCQYYLLIGFIERNHAVAIRIKGKNNYITFDPNHGEHHVGDRKSLLKIFGIHASQKVLLSLYQSKISRAMKYSKWVPDRHSACCQCCDNPISPGLLSTGKHHCRLCGHVICSDCTNQVDAMYRPLYKNEIIIGGERIIPINSPKRKIGYHKEKVCFKCKALLNPVLADDRWW
- a CDS encoding GH25 family lysozyme, translating into MKATQGDQGIDSRFVYNFTHAREQGIKAIPYHVYSYQDNGSKQINHIYNVLKQVGDIRPAVLAIDIDSIYRHHDQKRHHSAQPFFPRVK